Proteins from a genomic interval of Sulfurimonas sp. HSL3-2:
- a CDS encoding Hpt domain-containing protein yields the protein MLIYNHKQEFIGIDEKDLKQLGFKNLAELQNECTDFADLFVKKPNYIHNFKNFNWIYYILHSDIHEAKVIISAKKKNFSANLELETIYLSDAPDQPAYAITLSKLRAIDGGVVSQEPEEKTREIPAPKFAMPEEVIEETEEEGLPDFEDAQPFELSEPDVFETPVHEKVIEDPYDFDFNAPLDIEDIYMPPEESQTLEPLHEAADESQEFEPMDELESSIDIYGANEVEEAPVEKKPSEKPMLGDYTVSAADQKYIDNLQVSKDYAYDPHVASDELGLPVDLIEEFIGDFIQQSYDFKDELYNHIENVDFDGVKLLSHKLKGVAANLRIEDAFEVLSIINSSDNMDEVRANLDHFYKIIAKLEGKEIVETMPQETPSVEMDTFEEESFIEPEQESPTEDIELKNDLMEEQEELEEYIEPMPEHDKHAFEEEIPLKDNNILHEQDFNEPADIEEDDIYNVGIKYHDDEPITLEHHDFLDNEETQEEEQATEPLAVDDYSFEEKLDLPEDEEIGSEETSDFNDLLPVSLEEEPTSFEEADTLDYNKSATANELGFNEDIVNQLLTEFKEQANEMAGSLENAIDNNDFDTLKKLAISIKGASDNLRLNKVSKVLEELTSVYDEQQAKQLLVSFKNYINQI from the coding sequence ATGCTGATATACAATCATAAGCAAGAGTTTATTGGAATAGACGAAAAAGATTTAAAACAGTTAGGATTTAAAAATTTAGCAGAGCTACAAAACGAATGTACTGATTTTGCAGACCTTTTTGTAAAAAAACCTAATTACATTCATAATTTTAAAAACTTCAATTGGATTTACTACATACTCCACTCGGATATTCATGAAGCAAAAGTTATAATTAGCGCAAAGAAAAAAAACTTTTCCGCTAATTTAGAACTAGAGACTATTTACCTTTCCGACGCACCAGATCAACCTGCATATGCAATAACCCTTTCAAAACTCAGAGCCATAGACGGCGGTGTAGTCAGTCAAGAACCTGAAGAGAAAACGAGAGAGATTCCTGCTCCAAAATTTGCAATGCCTGAAGAGGTCATAGAAGAAACAGAAGAAGAAGGTCTGCCGGACTTTGAAGATGCACAACCTTTTGAACTTAGTGAACCTGATGTATTTGAGACTCCGGTACATGAAAAAGTGATCGAAGACCCTTATGACTTCGACTTCAATGCACCGTTAGATATTGAAGATATCTATATGCCTCCTGAAGAAAGTCAAACTCTAGAGCCGTTACATGAAGCGGCTGATGAAAGTCAAGAATTTGAGCCGATGGATGAGTTAGAGTCGTCAATCGATATTTATGGCGCTAATGAAGTCGAAGAAGCACCGGTAGAAAAGAAACCTTCAGAGAAACCTATGCTCGGAGACTATACAGTAAGTGCTGCCGATCAAAAATATATCGACAACTTACAAGTCAGCAAAGATTATGCTTATGATCCGCATGTCGCGTCAGATGAACTTGGGCTGCCTGTAGACCTGATCGAAGAGTTTATAGGAGACTTCATACAGCAGTCATATGATTTTAAAGATGAGTTATATAATCATATAGAAAATGTTGACTTTGACGGCGTCAAGCTTTTATCACATAAATTAAAAGGTGTGGCTGCGAACTTAAGAATCGAAGATGCTTTTGAAGTATTGAGCATAATCAACAGTTCAGACAATATGGATGAAGTAAGAGCCAACCTTGATCATTTCTATAAAATCATTGCAAAGCTTGAAGGTAAAGAGATAGTAGAAACAATGCCTCAAGAGACTCCTTCTGTTGAGATGGACACTTTCGAAGAAGAAAGCTTCATTGAACCTGAGCAAGAAAGCCCAACGGAAGATATCGAACTTAAAAATGACTTGATGGAAGAGCAGGAAGAGCTGGAAGAGTATATAGAGCCTATGCCTGAACACGACAAGCATGCTTTTGAAGAAGAGATCCCTCTAAAAGATAACAATATTCTTCATGAACAAGATTTCAATGAGCCGGCAGATATCGAAGAAGACGATATCTATAATGTCGGGATCAAATATCATGATGATGAGCCAATCACTCTGGAACATCACGATTTTTTAGACAATGAAGAGACTCAAGAAGAAGAACAAGCAACTGAACCGCTAGCTGTAGATGACTATAGCTTTGAAGAAAAGCTAGACCTACCGGAAGATGAAGAGATCGGCAGTGAAGAAACATCTGATTTTAATGACCTTCTACCGGTTTCTTTAGAGGAAGAACCTACGTCATTTGAAGAAGCGGATACCCTTGATTATAATAAATCTGCAACAGCAAATGAACTTGGATTTAATGAAGATATCGTCAACCAGCTGTTAACAGAGTTTAAAGAGCAGGCAAACGAGATGGCAGGCAGTTTAGAAAATGCGATAGATAATAATGACTTTGATACACTTAAAAAGTTAGCAATAAGCATCAAAGGTGCTTCTGATAATCTTCGTTTAAATAAAGTCTCAAAAGTTTTAGAGGAGTTGACATCTGTATATGATGAGCAACAAGCAAAACAGCTGTTAGTTAGTTTTAAAAATTACATAAATCAAATATAA
- a CDS encoding PAS domain-containing protein translates to MNRPKVVDEEYHFEGRAIVSETDTKGVITFANRKFCEISGYTSEELIGKPHNIIRHPDMPKAAFAQMWKDIQSGQTWHGFVKNLRKDGLYYWVETEITPVFDEDKKITGYIAARKPASRKNIEEASALYAKMLEAEK, encoded by the coding sequence ATGAATAGACCAAAAGTAGTAGATGAAGAGTATCACTTTGAAGGAAGGGCTATCGTAAGTGAAACGGATACAAAAGGTGTCATTACATTTGCAAATAGGAAGTTTTGCGAGATTTCAGGATATACATCTGAAGAACTCATAGGAAAGCCTCACAACATCATAAGACATCCCGATATGCCAAAAGCCGCATTTGCCCAGATGTGGAAAGACATACAATCAGGTCAGACATGGCACGGCTTTGTAAAAAATCTACGAAAAGACGGTCTATACTACTGGGTCGAAACAGAGATCACTCCGGTATTTGATGAAGATAAAAAAATAACAGGGTATATCGCAGCGCGTAAACCTGCAAGTAGAAAAAATATTGAAGAAGCCAGTGCATTATACGCAAAAATGCTTGAAGCTGAAAAATAA
- the uvrC gene encoding excinuclease ABC subunit UvrC — translation MIDKIKNLPQSAGIYQYFNEKGQLLYIGKAKNLKNRVKSYWYFTPSLRPNPALNPRIVKMLNETASMNYIVVNSEHDALILENSLIKQLKPKYNILLRDDKTYPYIYIDYSEKYPRFDITRKIINAKEVKYFGPYSVGARDILDSIYELCKLVQKKSCLKGKKACLYYQIKKCLAPCEFNIKSELYQKEIDKAVSYIENKKELIKELKEKMFFYAEELRFEEANEIKNRVQSIEKSNIISQIDLASNDNFDIFCISYKENRAVVVRVFMRNGKVVSSSHDFIYLNEGFDKDEIYYRAIMEYYGNEAPPIIAPILVADEFESKAVLEEYLSSLFGKKADISNPKRGDKKRLIDLALLNADELLNKTKSDNTYELAAAVKELFKLQRLPLRIEVFDNSHMAGQATVGAMVVYENGAFDKGSYRTYHLEARDEYAQMKEILTKRIESFEKNTPPDLWILDGGETLLKLAEQLIESSGVFLDVIAISKEKIDAKSHRAKGEARDIIHTLYESFNLKTTDKRLQFVQRLRDEAHRSAITFHKKTKLKLDQESKLLSLNGISSAKIQKLLSYFGTFEMIKSASEDEIASILNQKDAKTIKLSYK, via the coding sequence ATGATAGACAAGATTAAAAACCTGCCGCAATCTGCGGGAATATATCAGTATTTTAATGAAAAAGGGCAGCTCCTTTACATCGGTAAAGCAAAGAACCTTAAAAACCGTGTAAAAAGCTACTGGTACTTTACTCCTTCACTTCGTCCAAATCCCGCTCTGAATCCAAGAATCGTAAAGATGCTAAACGAGACAGCGTCTATGAACTACATAGTCGTAAACAGCGAACATGACGCACTTATACTTGAAAACTCCCTTATCAAGCAGCTCAAACCAAAATACAATATCCTGCTTCGCGATGACAAGACCTATCCTTACATCTACATAGACTATTCAGAAAAATATCCAAGGTTTGATATAACAAGAAAGATCATAAACGCTAAAGAGGTAAAGTATTTCGGTCCCTACTCCGTAGGAGCCAGAGATATCCTTGATTCCATCTACGAACTCTGTAAACTTGTCCAGAAAAAAAGCTGTCTCAAAGGCAAAAAAGCGTGTCTGTACTATCAGATAAAAAAATGTCTGGCACCATGCGAGTTTAATATCAAAAGTGAACTTTATCAAAAAGAGATAGACAAAGCCGTAAGTTATATAGAAAACAAAAAAGAGCTTATTAAAGAGCTTAAAGAAAAGATGTTTTTTTATGCTGAAGAGCTTCGTTTCGAAGAGGCAAACGAGATAAAAAACAGAGTTCAAAGTATAGAAAAATCTAATATTATATCTCAAATAGATCTTGCTTCAAACGACAACTTCGACATTTTCTGCATATCGTACAAAGAGAACCGTGCAGTCGTTGTCAGGGTCTTTATGAGAAACGGTAAAGTGGTCTCATCTTCACATGATTTTATCTATCTAAACGAAGGCTTTGACAAAGACGAGATATATTACCGCGCGATCATGGAGTACTACGGAAACGAAGCACCTCCTATCATCGCACCGATTTTAGTAGCTGACGAGTTTGAATCAAAAGCGGTTTTAGAAGAGTACCTCTCCTCTTTATTCGGTAAAAAAGCCGATATCTCAAATCCTAAACGAGGCGATAAAAAAAGACTGATCGATCTGGCTTTACTCAATGCCGATGAACTGCTGAATAAGACAAAATCAGATAATACTTATGAGCTGGCTGCAGCAGTAAAAGAGCTTTTCAAACTTCAGCGTTTACCTTTACGGATAGAGGTCTTTGACAACTCTCATATGGCAGGTCAGGCAACAGTCGGAGCAATGGTAGTGTATGAAAACGGTGCGTTCGACAAAGGATCTTACAGGACCTATCATCTTGAAGCCCGTGATGAATATGCCCAGATGAAAGAGATACTGACAAAAAGGATCGAAAGTTTCGAAAAAAACACTCCGCCTGATCTGTGGATACTCGACGGCGGAGAGACACTGCTTAAACTTGCAGAGCAGCTCATTGAATCGAGTGGAGTCTTTTTAGACGTCATTGCCATATCAAAAGAGAAGATAGACGCAAAATCCCACAGAGCTAAAGGTGAAGCAAGAGACATCATCCATACCCTCTATGAGAGTTTCAACTTAAAGACTACGGACAAAAGACTGCAGTTTGTCCAAAGACTCAGAGATGAAGCCCATAGAAGTGCTATTACATTCCATAAAAAAACCAAGCTAAAACTTGACCAAGAAAGTAAACTTTTATCATTAAACGGAATATCTTCTGCAAAGATACAAAAGCTTTTAAGCTATTTTGGGACATTTGAAATGATTAAATCTGCAAGCGAAGATGAAATTGCTTCTATATTAAACCAAAAAGATGCAAAAACTATAAAATTATCTTACAAATAA
- the nadB gene encoding L-aspartate oxidase, with protein sequence MKYDVIIVGAGIAGLYAAMNIPRDKKVLIINKRETFKCNSFYAQGGIALAVDKDDIPVHIEDTLNAGDGLCDKDAVDVLSENSREVIDNIIKMGFEFDKDSEGNLLYTKEAAHSRERILHAGGDATGRYLHLFLLEHNPHPMLFDARVVDLLIKDNECYGVTVLDHRELRNIYAEKVIIASGGVGSLYEYHTNAPTISGDMQGLCVMKGIKLEMMEMMQFHPTVYVGNESAQKLLLTEALRGEGATIEDKFGRRFLFDYDPRGELASRDIVSKAIYDYKKKTGSEVYLSFKNFNYEYFIHRFPNIYKSMKLFGYDLPNDRVPISPAFHYAIGGIKTDLSARVEGIGSLYAIGEVASTGVHGANRLASNSLLEGLVFAKRAVEDILKDTTKKPFVEFDVVKDVMSYKEDKEKKNLLRKIMWDKVSIVRTKEGLTEALEQINALLNEKIGKLLKFRLLTAKEIVTSALKREKSIGVHTIEEN encoded by the coding sequence ATAAAATATGATGTAATCATTGTTGGTGCGGGGATAGCCGGTCTTTACGCGGCTATGAACATACCAAGAGATAAAAAAGTACTTATAATCAATAAGCGTGAGACTTTTAAATGCAACAGTTTTTATGCACAAGGCGGTATTGCACTGGCGGTTGATAAAGATGATATTCCTGTACATATAGAAGACACGCTGAATGCGGGTGACGGTCTTTGTGATAAAGATGCAGTCGATGTGCTGAGTGAAAACTCCCGTGAGGTCATTGACAATATCATCAAGATGGGTTTTGAGTTCGATAAAGACAGCGAAGGCAATCTTTTATATACAAAAGAGGCGGCTCACTCAAGAGAGAGGATCCTGCATGCCGGCGGTGATGCCACAGGAAGATATCTGCATCTTTTTCTGCTTGAACACAACCCTCATCCGATGCTTTTTGACGCAAGAGTCGTGGACCTTTTGATAAAAGATAACGAGTGTTACGGTGTTACGGTTCTCGATCATAGAGAGCTCAGAAATATCTATGCAGAAAAAGTGATCATCGCAAGCGGCGGTGTCGGTTCGCTTTATGAGTATCACACAAACGCTCCTACGATCAGCGGCGATATGCAGGGATTGTGTGTCATGAAAGGGATCAAGCTTGAGATGATGGAGATGATGCAGTTTCATCCCACAGTATATGTCGGAAATGAGTCGGCACAAAAACTCCTGCTTACAGAAGCGTTAAGAGGAGAGGGTGCTACTATCGAGGACAAGTTTGGCAGAAGATTTTTATTTGATTATGACCCAAGAGGCGAGCTTGCTTCCCGCGATATCGTCAGTAAAGCGATCTATGACTATAAGAAAAAGACGGGTTCAGAGGTATATCTCTCCTTTAAGAACTTCAATTACGAGTATTTTATACACAGATTTCCAAATATCTACAAGAGTATGAAGCTCTTTGGTTATGACCTGCCAAATGACAGAGTCCCTATCTCTCCGGCATTTCACTATGCGATCGGCGGAATAAAGACTGATCTGAGTGCAAGAGTCGAGGGAATCGGGTCGTTATATGCGATAGGTGAAGTTGCTTCAACAGGTGTCCACGGGGCAAACAGACTTGCTTCTAACTCCCTGCTTGAGGGACTGGTCTTTGCAAAACGTGCCGTTGAAGATATCTTAAAAGATACAACAAAAAAACCGTTTGTCGAGTTTGATGTCGTCAAAGACGTGATGAGTTACAAAGAGGATAAAGAGAAGAAAAATCTTCTTCGTAAAATTATGTGGGACAAAGTGTCTATTGTCAGGACAAAAGAGGGATTAACAGAAGCATTAGAACAGATTAATGCTCTTTTAAATGAAAAAATTGGTAAACTTCTTAAATTTCGTTTACTGACGGCAAAAGAGATAGTTACTTCAGCCTTAAAACGAGAAAAATCTATTGGTGTGCACACCATAGAAGAAAACTAG
- the nhaD gene encoding sodium:proton antiporter NhaD, giving the protein MHGTDLTTTWVGILSFAVFLIAYYFIATEEKYEINKAKPALFAGTFMFMLVGVYYAINGLNPNALHDELEVLILEIAEIFFFLFVAMTYIETLIERGVFELMKYKLVSKGYSYKKLFWLTGTLAFFISPVADNLTTALILSTVLFTIDKEKIAFLVPGAINIVVAANAGGAWSPFGDITTLMAWTAGKGEFVDFLFLFPASVLGWLATAFLLSLSVPKGEPEFDPHTETQPRLRKGGMVIVYLGIFTIAIAVLGHQFFHFPAMWGMMFGLAILKLYSFNLNRKSTEGFDIFVNMKKVENDTLLFFFGILSAVGALHFLGFLEYIHTLYGAIGSTASNIGVGFLSAIVDNVPVMSAILKSSPEMGMDQWLLVTMTAGIGGSLISFGSAAGVGVMGRMKGIYTFGSHMKHSWTILVGYIISIVIWYVQFEIMGLY; this is encoded by the coding sequence ATGCATGGAACGGATTTAACGACCACATGGGTCGGTATACTTAGTTTTGCTGTTTTTTTAATAGCATACTATTTTATAGCAACAGAGGAAAAATATGAGATAAACAAAGCAAAGCCTGCTCTTTTTGCAGGAACTTTTATGTTTATGCTTGTAGGCGTATATTATGCTATTAACGGATTGAATCCTAACGCATTACATGATGAATTAGAAGTATTGATACTTGAGATAGCGGAGATATTCTTCTTCCTGTTTGTCGCGATGACTTATATCGAGACATTGATAGAAAGAGGTGTGTTCGAGCTGATGAAATACAAGCTTGTTTCAAAAGGCTATTCATATAAAAAACTGTTCTGGTTAACGGGGACCTTGGCATTTTTTATCTCTCCTGTTGCAGATAACCTGACAACAGCTCTTATCCTTTCGACTGTTCTTTTTACGATAGACAAAGAGAAAATAGCGTTCTTGGTACCGGGTGCGATAAATATCGTCGTAGCAGCAAATGCAGGGGGTGCCTGGTCTCCGTTTGGTGATATCACGACATTGATGGCTTGGACTGCAGGTAAAGGTGAATTTGTAGATTTCTTATTCCTTTTCCCGGCGTCAGTACTTGGATGGCTGGCAACTGCATTCTTGTTAAGTCTGTCTGTTCCTAAAGGGGAACCTGAGTTCGATCCGCATACAGAGACTCAGCCTAGACTTAGAAAAGGCGGTATGGTGATCGTTTATCTTGGGATATTTACGATCGCGATCGCTGTTTTAGGACACCAGTTTTTCCATTTTCCTGCAATGTGGGGTATGATGTTCGGTCTTGCGATACTCAAACTGTATTCGTTTAATCTAAACCGTAAAAGTACAGAAGGATTTGATATCTTCGTCAATATGAAGAAAGTCGAGAACGATACGCTTCTTTTCTTCTTCGGTATCCTTTCTGCTGTTGGAGCATTACACTTTTTAGGATTCTTGGAGTATATCCATACGCTTTACGGTGCGATAGGAAGTACGGCATCAAATATCGGTGTAGGATTCTTGTCTGCGATCGTAGATAACGTTCCTGTTATGAGTGCGATTTTAAAATCATCTCCTGAGATGGGAATGGATCAGTGGCTTCTTGTAACGATGACTGCAGGTATCGGTGGATCTCTTATCAGTTTCGGTAGTGCTGCAGGTGTCGGTGTTATGGGAAGAATGAAGGGTATTTATACTTTCGGTTCTCACATGAAACACTCATGGACTATCTTAGTAGGATATATCATCTCAATAGTGATCTGGTATGTCCAGTTTGAAATAATGGGTCTTTACTAA
- the guaA gene encoding glutamine-hydrolyzing GMP synthase, translating to MTNVSIIVLDFGSQYTQLIARRLREEKVYCEILPYYTKVDEIKLKNPKGIILSGGPSSVYNKDAYEVDQGVYTLGIPVLGICYGMQRIAVDFGGSVIRSDHHEYGKAELTIHQKDGTVSPLFEKCDDGRVVWMSHSDRVDVLPEGFEPIAVSANSPYAAIANEEKRVYAMQFHPEVQHSEEGYLMLRNFARNICGVEEKWKMEHFLKEQIKLIREKVGTGKVLCGLSGGVDSSVVAAMLYEAIGDQLIPVFVDNGLLRKGEREQVEEIFKINLKAPLVVADASELFLGRLAGVSDPEQKRKIIGHTFIEVFEAEAKKHDGIKFLAQGTLYPDVIESISVNGPSEVIKSHHNVGGLPDWMDFELIEPLRELFKDEVRKIGLELGLPETMINRHPFPGPGLAIRIMGDVNVPDLDLLREADVILIDELKASGYYAKTWQAFAVLLNVKSVGVMGDNRTYDNTVCIRVVEAVDGMTATFAYLPHDLLERISRRIINEVDGINRVVYDISSKPPATIEWE from the coding sequence ATGACAAATGTAAGCATTATCGTTTTAGATTTTGGTTCTCAATACACTCAGCTTATTGCTCGTCGTCTCCGTGAAGAGAAAGTTTATTGTGAAATTCTTCCATACTATACCAAAGTTGATGAGATAAAATTAAAAAATCCAAAAGGGATCATCCTTAGCGGCGGTCCGTCATCTGTTTACAACAAAGATGCATATGAGGTAGATCAAGGTGTTTACACACTTGGTATCCCTGTTCTAGGTATCTGTTACGGTATGCAAAGAATCGCTGTAGACTTCGGCGGTTCAGTCATCAGAAGTGATCATCATGAGTACGGAAAAGCAGAACTTACGATCCACCAAAAAGACGGAACGGTATCTCCACTGTTTGAAAAGTGTGATGACGGCCGTGTCGTATGGATGAGTCACAGTGACAGAGTAGATGTACTGCCGGAAGGTTTTGAGCCTATCGCAGTATCTGCAAACTCTCCGTATGCGGCTATTGCAAATGAGGAAAAACGTGTTTACGCGATGCAGTTCCACCCTGAAGTGCAACACTCAGAAGAGGGTTATCTGATGCTTCGTAACTTCGCTAGAAATATCTGTGGCGTAGAAGAGAAATGGAAGATGGAACATTTCTTAAAAGAGCAGATCAAACTGATCCGTGAAAAAGTGGGAACAGGTAAAGTCCTTTGTGGATTAAGCGGCGGTGTTGATAGTTCGGTTGTTGCAGCTATGCTTTATGAAGCGATCGGTGATCAACTTATCCCTGTATTCGTAGATAACGGACTTTTAAGAAAAGGTGAGCGTGAGCAGGTAGAAGAGATCTTCAAAATCAATTTGAAAGCTCCTTTAGTTGTCGCAGATGCAAGTGAACTGTTTTTAGGTCGTCTTGCAGGTGTCAGTGATCCTGAGCAAAAACGTAAAATAATCGGGCATACATTTATCGAGGTTTTTGAAGCTGAAGCTAAAAAACATGACGGTATCAAGTTCTTGGCACAAGGGACACTTTATCCGGATGTTATCGAGTCGATCTCTGTAAACGGGCCTTCTGAAGTGATCAAGTCTCACCATAATGTCGGTGGACTACCTGACTGGATGGATTTTGAGCTTATCGAGCCGTTACGTGAACTTTTTAAAGATGAAGTCCGTAAAATAGGGCTTGAACTTGGTCTTCCTGAAACGATGATCAATCGTCATCCATTCCCTGGACCGGGTCTTGCGATCCGTATCATGGGAGATGTTAATGTTCCTGATCTTGATCTTCTGCGTGAAGCTGACGTCATCCTTATCGATGAGTTAAAAGCAAGCGGATACTATGCGAAGACTTGGCAGGCGTTTGCAGTTTTACTTAACGTAAAATCTGTAGGTGTCATGGGTGATAACCGTACTTACGATAACACTGTCTGTATCCGTGTCGTTGAAGCGGTCGACGGTATGACTGCGACATTCGCATATCTTCCTCATGATCTGTTAGAGAGAATCTCTCGCCGTATCATCAATGAGGTCGACGGTATCAACCGTGTGGTTTACGACATCAGTTCTAAACCACCTGCAACTATTGAGTGGGAATAA
- a CDS encoding uroporphyrinogen-III synthase, with product MKQKPIYLFSLTSHDGVTHVNSLHVNYFTPEIDFKKYDYLVITSKQVLEALKSYDESWKSIAVLAVSDVTAKAVKEAGGKILEYGSGYGDNLSEIIFSYPKEKKWLYLRAKEIASDFISVCKQNGYNIDEAVVYETSCSHDLLHVKVEDDATLIFTSPSSVTCFLKHHMFKDTQTIVVIGKTTAKAMPYHVKYKIADEPTMQSCIQKAKE from the coding sequence ATGAAACAAAAACCTATCTATCTTTTCTCTCTTACCTCTCACGACGGTGTCACTCACGTAAACTCTTTACATGTAAACTACTTTACCCCTGAAATCGATTTTAAAAAGTATGATTATCTTGTCATCACCTCCAAACAGGTTTTAGAAGCGTTAAAAAGTTATGACGAGAGCTGGAAAAGTATTGCAGTTTTGGCAGTTTCGGATGTAACGGCAAAAGCCGTCAAAGAGGCAGGCGGAAAGATACTAGAGTATGGAAGCGGATATGGCGACAATCTAAGTGAGATCATCTTCTCCTATCCGAAAGAAAAGAAGTGGCTCTATCTGCGTGCAAAAGAGATCGCTTCGGATTTTATATCTGTATGTAAACAAAACGGATACAATATAGATGAAGCGGTGGTGTATGAGACTTCATGTTCGCATGATCTCTTACATGTAAAGGTCGAAGATGATGCGACACTTATCTTTACTTCGCCGTCAAGCGTGACATGTTTTTTAAAACATCATATGTTTAAAGATACGCAAACAATAGTAGTCATCGGCAAGACAACGGCAAAAGCGATGCCGTACCATGTAAAGTATAAGATAGCAGATGAACCAACGATGCAAAGCTGCATCCAAAAGGCAAAAGAGTGA
- a CDS encoding RNA methyltransferase has protein sequence MKDSKEYLDKKAFFERVITVYGRNVVVEVLEDENVSIHKLHLSTSNKPDGVISTILKLTEKRGVEIVYHDKNALSRISKNAKQDQGVAADIIADTYKSADEIATLKSYRLLALDGVQNPQNLGMIIRSAAAGNVDGIILPKKNSAKISPLVIKASAGTLFKIPIFYCNALEDVLQRIKNECDIFALSSYAKDDLNSLHVSERSVFVLGNESDGVSKEVEALCNNSVKIPMNRGVESLNVAVTAALISFLPR, from the coding sequence GTGAAAGATTCAAAAGAATACCTGGATAAAAAAGCATTTTTTGAGAGAGTGATAACCGTTTACGGCAGAAATGTGGTGGTAGAAGTGTTAGAAGATGAGAACGTTAGCATTCATAAACTGCATCTTTCAACTTCGAACAAACCCGACGGTGTGATCAGTACGATACTTAAACTTACTGAAAAAAGAGGTGTTGAGATAGTTTACCACGATAAGAACGCTCTTTCACGCATCTCTAAAAATGCGAAGCAGGATCAGGGTGTCGCAGCCGACATCATCGCAGATACCTATAAGAGTGCTGATGAGATAGCAACTTTGAAAAGTTACAGACTCTTAGCCCTTGACGGTGTGCAAAATCCTCAAAATTTGGGAATGATCATCAGAAGTGCGGCGGCTGGTAATGTAGACGGCATCATCCTACCGAAGAAAAACAGTGCAAAGATCTCTCCGCTTGTCATAAAAGCGAGTGCAGGGACACTCTTTAAGATACCGATCTTTTACTGCAATGCTTTGGAAGATGTTTTACAAAGAATTAAAAATGAGTGTGATATATTTGCGCTTAGTTCTTACGCAAAAGATGATCTGAACAGCTTACATGTAAGCGAGCGATCGGTATTTGTTCTTGGAAATGAGAGTGACGGGGTAAGCAAAGAGGTAGAAGCACTTTGCAATAACTCCGTAAAGATCCCGATGAACAGAGGCGTAGAGTCATTAAATGTCGCCGTAACGGCAGCGTTGATAAGTTTTTTACCTAGATAA
- the trxC gene encoding thioredoxin TrxC → MRVVCPHCLAVNNVPVKESYKKANCGKCKGSLLDSKPASLTATTFDEAVVNSDIPVIVDFWAPWCGPCKMMAPTFEKVAEQFPLKMFFAKVNTENEQLLGSRFGIRSIPTLVIFKGGKEVHRVSGALDERSLRDLASQFSS, encoded by the coding sequence ATGAGAGTAGTATGTCCACACTGCTTAGCAGTAAATAATGTTCCCGTAAAAGAGTCGTATAAAAAAGCAAACTGCGGAAAATGCAAAGGTTCTCTGCTTGATTCAAAACCTGCGAGTCTGACAGCAACTACTTTCGATGAAGCTGTCGTAAACAGCGATATTCCAGTTATCGTAGATTTCTGGGCTCCTTGGTGCGGACCATGTAAGATGATGGCTCCGACATTTGAAAAAGTAGCAGAGCAGTTTCCGTTAAAGATGTTCTTTGCAAAAGTAAATACGGAGAATGAACAATTGTTAGGTTCTAGATTCGGTATAAGAAGTATTCCGACTCTGGTAATATTTAAAGGCGGCAAAGAGGTACACAGAGTATCGGGCGCTTTAGATGAGAGAAGTCTGAGAGACCTCGCTTCACAATTCAGCTCTTAA